In one window of Microscilla marina ATCC 23134 DNA:
- a CDS encoding heavy metal translocating P-type ATPase, which translates to MNTTSLLKINTPEPDLVKQSFPVTGMSCAACAASVEAILGNTEGVKQASVNFASNSVLVEYQNTLAPAEMSKALQGGGYDIITDTADSLGVQQQVQNKQYRLLKQQTTWAAIFTLPVFVIGMFFMDWQPGRWISAVLTIPVLFYFGKRFFINAWKQAQHKKANMDTLVALSTGIAFLFSLFNTLFPEVLQSKGFAPHVYYEAATVIITFISFGKLLEERAKASTSSAIKKLIGLQPKTLWVVIDGEEQEIDIQAVALGMHIVVRPGEKIPVDGRVIKGSSFVDESMITGEPMPVEKKAEDKLFAGTINQKGSLRFEAERVGQETLLAQIIKMVQEAQGSKAPVQKLVDKVAGIFVPVVMLISILTFVAWFTFGGEQALTQALLNAIAVLVIACPCALGLATPTAIMVGIGKGAEHNILIKDAESLELAHQVNAVVLDKTGTITEGTPSVKDMVWLESEQMSHWQGILIAIEQQSEHPLAEAIVQTLREQGTNPQAIEQFYSITGKGAVATDTTGNTYYVGNHRLLEEYKIEISAALTQQVRQWQSQAYTVVFFANSTQVLAVFAITDQIKETSYQVIQQLQTQGVEVYMLTGDNHQTAKAVAQQVGIRYFEAEMLPQDKQAFVQGLQAQGKVVAMVGDGINDSQALTQANVSIAMGKGSDIAMDVAQITLITSDLALVPKAFKLSTKTVKGVRQNLFWAFIYNIVGIPLAAGVFYSFNGFLVNPMLAGAAMAFSSVSVVANSLRLKMIRL; encoded by the coding sequence ATGAACACTACAAGTTTACTTAAGATAAATACACCTGAACCTGATTTGGTAAAACAGTCTTTTCCTGTAACTGGCATGAGTTGTGCTGCCTGTGCTGCCAGTGTAGAGGCGATACTTGGCAATACAGAAGGAGTAAAGCAAGCAAGTGTAAATTTTGCCTCTAACTCAGTATTAGTAGAATACCAAAACACTTTGGCTCCAGCTGAAATGAGCAAGGCATTGCAAGGGGGTGGCTATGATATTATTACGGATACAGCCGACTCTTTGGGGGTGCAGCAACAAGTCCAAAACAAACAATATAGGCTCTTAAAACAACAAACTACCTGGGCAGCCATCTTCACTTTGCCAGTTTTTGTCATAGGCATGTTTTTTATGGATTGGCAACCTGGCAGGTGGATTTCAGCTGTATTAACTATCCCTGTATTATTTTACTTTGGTAAGCGGTTCTTTATAAACGCCTGGAAACAAGCCCAACACAAAAAGGCAAATATGGATACGCTGGTTGCGTTGAGCACTGGTATTGCTTTTTTGTTTAGCCTGTTTAATACACTGTTTCCAGAAGTTTTACAAAGCAAAGGTTTTGCCCCTCATGTATATTATGAAGCAGCTACCGTCATCATTACTTTTATTTCGTTTGGGAAACTACTCGAAGAAAGAGCCAAAGCCAGTACCTCGTCAGCCATAAAAAAACTGATTGGGTTGCAACCCAAAACGCTTTGGGTGGTGATAGATGGAGAAGAGCAAGAAATTGACATTCAAGCGGTAGCACTTGGCATGCACATTGTGGTGCGTCCAGGCGAGAAAATACCCGTAGATGGACGGGTAATCAAGGGCAGTTCTTTTGTAGACGAAAGTATGATTACAGGCGAGCCAATGCCTGTAGAAAAAAAGGCAGAAGACAAACTCTTTGCGGGCACCATCAACCAAAAAGGAAGCCTTCGTTTTGAGGCTGAAAGGGTAGGGCAAGAAACGTTGTTGGCTCAAATTATTAAAATGGTACAAGAAGCACAAGGAAGCAAAGCACCCGTGCAAAAACTGGTAGACAAGGTGGCAGGTATATTTGTGCCTGTGGTGATGCTTATCTCTATATTAACCTTTGTGGCTTGGTTTACCTTTGGTGGCGAACAAGCCCTTACTCAAGCATTGCTCAATGCCATTGCGGTATTAGTGATTGCCTGTCCTTGTGCTTTGGGGCTGGCCACACCCACTGCCATTATGGTAGGCATAGGCAAAGGGGCAGAGCACAACATTTTGATTAAAGATGCTGAAAGCTTGGAACTGGCACACCAAGTAAATGCGGTAGTACTTGACAAAACAGGCACCATTACCGAGGGCACGCCATCGGTGAAAGATATGGTGTGGTTAGAGTCTGAGCAGATGTCACATTGGCAGGGTATACTCATTGCAATAGAGCAGCAATCTGAACACCCCTTGGCAGAGGCAATTGTACAAACCCTCAGAGAACAAGGAACAAACCCTCAAGCCATTGAGCAATTCTATAGTATTACTGGTAAGGGAGCAGTAGCTACTGATACTACTGGCAACACCTATTATGTTGGCAACCATCGCTTGTTGGAAGAATATAAGATTGAGATTTCGGCGGCACTTACTCAACAAGTGCGACAATGGCAAAGCCAAGCCTACACTGTAGTATTTTTTGCCAACAGTACTCAAGTTTTAGCAGTCTTTGCCATTACTGATCAAATTAAGGAAACCTCTTATCAGGTAATACAACAACTGCAAACCCAAGGAGTAGAAGTGTATATGCTCACGGGTGATAATCACCAAACCGCCAAAGCAGTTGCCCAACAAGTAGGTATTCGATATTTTGAGGCAGAAATGTTGCCTCAAGACAAGCAGGCCTTTGTGCAAGGTCTACAAGCCCAAGGCAAAGTAGTGGCAATGGTTGGCGATGGTATCAATGATTCACAAGCGTTGACGCAGGCAAATGTAAGCATTGCCATGGGTAAAGGATCAGATATAGCTATGGATGTTGCCCAAATCACCTTAATCACCTCCGATTTGGCTTTAGTGCCCAAGGCTTTCAAGCTTTCTACCAAAACCGTGAAGGGGGTAAGGCAAAATTTGTTTTGGGCATTTATCTACAATATAGTGGGTATTCCCTTAGCAGCTGGAGTATTTTATTCTTTCAATGGTTTTTTAGTAAACCCTATGTTAGCAGGAGCAGCCATGGCTTTTAGTTCAGTATCGGTGGTTGCCAACAGCTTGCGTTTAAAAATGATTCGTCTTTAA
- a CDS encoding DUF6046 domain-containing protein: MTYDLNQLYQRAFGRFIVYPGLTKPGNLVESYTPSALLGKGKKQSLLSTPIMMPLKLDDYAFPLEPLIEVSTSKSIVINQMVNAETNVLEDMGLDNFKLTIRGFLVSEQAGSAPLDELRRLMKLIKKRSSLKVNNELLGAFGIRELAILSARFGDPEGGIEFKPYTLECISDEAVELRLNQDKADAFTDTSPLPENSR, from the coding sequence ATGACCTACGACTTAAACCAATTGTACCAAAGAGCCTTCGGAAGGTTCATTGTATATCCAGGGCTGACCAAGCCAGGCAATCTGGTAGAAAGCTATACCCCTTCGGCGCTTTTGGGTAAGGGCAAAAAACAAAGCTTGTTGAGCACGCCTATTATGATGCCCCTGAAGCTGGATGATTATGCTTTTCCCCTGGAACCGCTCATTGAGGTGAGTACCTCTAAATCTATTGTGATCAACCAAATGGTGAACGCCGAAACCAATGTACTGGAAGATATGGGGCTGGACAATTTTAAGCTCACCATTCGGGGCTTTTTGGTCAGCGAACAAGCAGGCAGCGCTCCGCTGGATGAGCTACGCAGGTTGATGAAACTCATCAAAAAACGCAGCAGTCTCAAGGTAAATAATGAACTACTTGGTGCCTTTGGCATTCGGGAGCTTGCCATCTTGTCGGCGCGTTTTGGCGACCCCGAAGGAGGCATTGAGTTTAAGCCCTATACGCTGGAATGTATTTCAGACGAGGCAGTGGAGTTGAGGCTCAATCAAGACAAAGCGGACGCATTTACTGATACCAGCCCGCTTCCCGAAAATTCAAGGTAA
- the dcm gene encoding DNA (cytosine-5-)-methyltransferase: protein MRHASLFSGMGGFDLAAERMGWVNVFTVENNPFCQTILRHYWPDTTHYEDIRQTDFTPHYGQIDLLTGGFPCQPFSQAGKRKGINDKRYLWPEMLRAIREIRPTWVLGENVAGIATMVLQPSVAHLEGGTNAEGETIHRTMEAEAVIHRICEDFEALGYSVQPVVIPACAVEAPHRRDRVWFLAYTHRSAARSSRTGRPPQGNGSQNHDEPNGRQATPQQYTRLCHVSFASAYPHYPGTKQPLYPYPQRETAEQRWQEQLQPEPGQNGDYEATTRPHSERLEGHARKEVQKTKGRKGENKLRIAARHCPQICDESLNPKWRYTYPAPRQDYRFRPDWQTQSPVCGGDDGFPAPVDGITIPRLRNESIKGYGNAVVVPLVVEIFRGIEGVER from the coding sequence ATGAGACACGCCAGCCTCTTTAGTGGTATGGGCGGCTTCGATTTAGCCGCCGAAAGAATGGGCTGGGTTAATGTTTTCACCGTCGAAAACAACCCTTTTTGCCAAACCATTCTCCGCCACTACTGGCCAGACACCACCCACTATGAAGACATCAGACAAACCGACTTTACCCCCCACTACGGGCAAATCGACCTCCTTACCGGAGGATTTCCCTGCCAGCCATTCAGCCAGGCCGGAAAACGCAAAGGAATTAACGACAAGCGTTATCTCTGGCCGGAAATGCTTCGCGCTATACGAGAGATCAGACCCACTTGGGTGCTGGGTGAAAACGTTGCTGGAATCGCCACGATGGTACTCCAGCCGAGTGTGGCTCACCTGGAAGGCGGGACCAATGCTGAGGGCGAAACAATACACCGAACAATGGAAGCCGAAGCCGTTATCCACCGAATATGTGAAGACTTCGAAGCCCTCGGCTACAGCGTCCAGCCGGTCGTTATTCCGGCTTGTGCCGTCGAAGCGCCCCACCGAAGAGACCGGGTCTGGTTTTTGGCCTACACCCACCGTAGTGCAGCGCGATCATCCCGAACGGGTCGCCCGCCTCAAGGAAATGGGAGCCAAAACCATGACGAGCCGAATGGCAGGCAAGCTACGCCCCAACAGTATACTCGACTATGCCATGTTTCATTCGCTTCTGCCTACCCCCACTACCCAGGAACCAAGCAGCCTCTGTACCCTTACCCCCAACGGGAGACGGCAGAGCAAAGATGGCAAGAACAGCTACAGCCTGAACCTGGGCAGAATGGCGACTATGAAGCTACTACCCGCCCCCACAGTGAGAGACTGGAAGGGCATGCACGGAAGGAAGTACAAAAAACTAAGGGGCGAAAAGGTGAAAACAAACTACGAATCGCTGCCAGGCATTGCCCACAAATTTGCGATGAATCACTCAACCCAAAATGGAGATACACCTACCCCGCCCCAAGGCAAGACTACAGGTTCCGCCCCGATTGGCAAACTCAATCCCCGGTTTGTGGCGGAGATGATGGGTTTCCCGCCCCTGTGGACGGAATTACCATTCCTCGCCTCCGAAACGAGTCGATCAAAGGCTACGGAAACGCGGTAGTGGTACCATTGGTGGTGGAGATTTTTCGGGGGATTGAGGGGGTGGAAAGATAA
- a CDS encoding heavy-metal-associated domain-containing protein has product MNTLKFKTNIQCNGCLTKVTPHLNQLEAIKDWEVDLKSLNRVLTVRTATNEAQEQVIDKLKAIGFFAREI; this is encoded by the coding sequence ATGAATACACTTAAGTTTAAGACCAATATACAATGTAATGGATGTTTGACGAAAGTTACTCCTCATCTTAATCAACTAGAAGCAATTAAGGATTGGGAGGTTGATTTGAAAAGTCTCAACAGAGTACTTACTGTACGTACAGCCACAAATGAAGCGCAAGAGCAGGTTATTGATAAATTAAAAGCAATAGGTTTTTTTGCCAGAGAAATATGA
- a CDS encoding DUF2586 family protein, producing the protein MSNLPDVSINYLDGQLGGAGFSNDGVAAMLLSGVAVPLSGDAGFDLGVVIGPFFGIKDVQKKGITAEYDTSHSLKVYAHCVDFYRQAGEGAELYLMLAPKTVTMAEMLDTAGNYAPNLLNQKQGNIKLLGVGRVPDVAYTASPSEELDPDVLAALANAQILINAQQTLHQPVQVIIEGRDFQGNASAVSNLRTQTANRVSVCLGWHDESYEGSWLGLVLGKVAGVPVQRNIGRVKDGDLGIQQAYIVTAATPKKTVEQYGQGNLNLLHQRGYIVPRSFANRAGYYLNGDPVAIALTTDYNSIGRGRVADKVARIAYNVYVQELLDDFQLEQGKLPVAKVKAFEQDIKKALDLQMTNNGEVSSVTPLIDPEQDVIATAELKVKIDIEPVGMAQKITIDLGFVNPG; encoded by the coding sequence ATGAGTAATTTACCAGACGTTTCGATCAATTATCTGGATGGGCAACTCGGTGGGGCGGGCTTTAGCAACGACGGGGTGGCAGCCATGTTGCTTTCGGGCGTTGCCGTGCCCCTTTCCGGGGATGCAGGTTTTGACTTGGGGGTGGTCATTGGTCCCTTTTTCGGAATCAAAGATGTGCAGAAAAAAGGCATTACTGCCGAGTATGACACCAGCCATTCGCTGAAAGTATACGCCCACTGTGTAGATTTTTACCGTCAGGCGGGCGAAGGGGCAGAACTCTATTTGATGCTTGCCCCCAAAACAGTAACGATGGCAGAAATGCTGGACACGGCAGGCAATTATGCCCCCAATTTGCTTAACCAAAAGCAGGGCAACATCAAGCTGTTGGGAGTGGGCAGGGTGCCCGATGTGGCTTATACGGCAAGCCCCAGCGAAGAGTTAGACCCTGATGTGCTGGCAGCTTTGGCAAATGCTCAAATACTTATCAATGCCCAACAGACATTGCACCAACCCGTGCAGGTAATCATAGAAGGGCGCGACTTTCAGGGCAACGCTTCAGCGGTGAGTAATTTACGCACTCAAACCGCCAATCGGGTCTCAGTGTGTTTGGGTTGGCACGACGAGAGCTACGAAGGCAGTTGGTTGGGTTTGGTGCTGGGCAAGGTAGCCGGGGTACCTGTGCAACGCAACATTGGGCGGGTAAAAGACGGCGACTTGGGCATTCAGCAGGCGTATATTGTCACGGCTGCCACGCCCAAAAAAACGGTAGAACAGTATGGGCAAGGCAACCTCAACTTGTTGCACCAACGCGGCTATATTGTACCCCGCAGTTTTGCCAACCGAGCGGGTTATTACCTCAACGGTGACCCGGTAGCCATTGCGCTCACCACCGACTACAACAGCATTGGCCGGGGCAGGGTGGCCGATAAAGTAGCCCGTATTGCCTACAATGTGTATGTACAGGAGTTGTTGGACGATTTTCAGCTGGAACAAGGCAAGTTGCCTGTGGCAAAGGTGAAAGCGTTTGAGCAGGACATTAAAAAAGCCCTTGACTTGCAGATGACCAACAACGGGGAGGTGTCTTCGGTCACCCCTTTGATTGACCCTGAACAGGACGTGATTGCCACCGCCGAGCTGAAAGTGAAAATTGACATTGAACCCGTGGGTATGGCGCAAAAAATCACCATTGATCTGGGGTTTGTAAATCCTGGGTAA